Proteins encoded in a region of the Salinicoccus sp. RF5 genome:
- a CDS encoding ABC transporter ATP-binding protein encodes MVLQIDGLTGGYSKTPVIHDISFNIGHGEIVGLIGLNGAGKSTTIKHILGLLRPHSGEIRVGGLKASEDIESYRRQLAYIPETPILYEELTLKEHIQMTAMAYGIDEATAMSRAERLLKIFRLETKVDMFPTHFSKGMKQKVMLICAFLSHPDLYIIDEPFLGLDPLGIESLIELMVEEKRNGRSILMSTHILATAERYCDRFAIIDDGRLIAIGSLEALREEFDMPGATLDEVYLRITGGGVTHD; translated from the coding sequence ATGGTACTCCAAATAGATGGACTGACAGGTGGATATTCAAAGACACCGGTAATACATGATATCTCCTTCAATATCGGGCATGGGGAGATCGTCGGGCTCATCGGCCTGAACGGGGCCGGCAAAAGTACGACGATCAAGCATATACTCGGACTGCTGCGTCCCCATTCAGGAGAGATCAGGGTAGGGGGACTGAAGGCTTCGGAGGATATCGAATCCTACCGTCGGCAGCTTGCCTATATCCCAGAAACGCCGATACTATATGAAGAACTGACGCTGAAGGAGCACATCCAGATGACGGCGATGGCCTACGGCATCGATGAAGCCACGGCGATGTCACGTGCGGAGCGGCTCCTGAAGATATTCAGGCTCGAAACGAAAGTGGACATGTTCCCGACGCACTTCTCCAAAGGGATGAAGCAGAAGGTGATGCTCATCTGCGCATTCCTTTCGCATCCCGACCTCTACATCATAGATGAACCGTTCCTCGGCCTCGATCCACTCGGCATCGAATCACTGATCGAGCTGATGGTCGAAGAGAAGCGCAATGGCCGCTCGATACTGATGAGTACGCATATACTGGCGACGGCAGAACGGTACTGCGACCGGTTCGCGATCATCGATGACGGCCGCCTGATTGCGATCGGCAGCCTTGAAGCGCTCCGGGAGGAATTCGATATGCCGGGGGCCACATTGGATGAAGTGTACCTCAGGATTACAGGGGGCGGCGTCACTCATGACTGA
- a CDS encoding ABC transporter permease: MTERLFRERMNEDIERRSYYGKFIFNSHFLIFLTIASGFFLYSLLSLVQTLEPSLWQDIAAALLVSVTIVPAYRTLLKRADGVFLLPYEAKFDKYMTSADRYSLTLGLAKPAIGGIVAALLLTVGHGVVEIAVFIAAGIVFYVMNYHIKKTAIHSELSNAAVIAGMMLLSFVSLLLILQHLLWAIPAVAIVYMVMGYMKKRRHDQLDWSTLIDYEETQLNRYYQNVALFTNVSHIDKQFKRRRYLDPFLWKPKGDAFGKERMYEYLFYRTFARDHDLPMIVLRLILLFGIVMVWIGNLYLSVIIVLFGIYIIVLQMSQIYTAQAYLLWPKVWPVDRRFIQKSYVTYSHKLVFVIVVIFSLIFLAVHIQHFYLVLLFPLWGYIINRTLSRTVYKKEQQLSD, translated from the coding sequence ATGACTGAACGACTATTCAGGGAGAGAATGAATGAGGATATAGAAAGAAGAAGCTATTACGGCAAATTCATCTTCAACAGCCATTTCCTCATTTTCCTGACGATCGCCTCAGGCTTCTTCCTCTATTCACTGCTCAGCCTCGTCCAGACACTCGAGCCCTCCCTGTGGCAGGACATCGCTGCTGCACTTCTGGTGAGTGTCACGATCGTTCCGGCGTACCGGACGCTCCTGAAGCGGGCGGATGGCGTGTTCCTGCTGCCCTATGAGGCGAAGTTCGACAAGTATATGACTTCAGCCGACAGGTATTCCCTCACCCTCGGCCTTGCGAAACCGGCCATCGGCGGCATCGTCGCAGCTCTGCTGCTGACGGTGGGGCACGGCGTCGTCGAGATTGCGGTCTTCATTGCAGCCGGCATCGTCTTCTATGTAATGAACTACCACATCAAGAAGACCGCAATCCATTCGGAACTGTCCAATGCGGCTGTCATCGCCGGGATGATGCTTCTGAGCTTCGTATCCCTGCTGCTGATCCTCCAGCACCTGCTGTGGGCCATCCCAGCTGTAGCCATTGTCTACATGGTGATGGGATACATGAAGAAGCGGCGCCATGACCAGCTGGACTGGAGTACACTGATCGACTATGAGGAAACCCAGCTCAACAGGTACTATCAGAACGTGGCACTCTTCACGAATGTCAGCCACATCGATAAGCAGTTCAAGCGGCGGAGGTACCTGGACCCATTCCTATGGAAGCCTAAGGGCGATGCCTTCGGCAAGGAACGGATGTACGAATACCTCTTCTACAGGACATTTGCCCGGGACCATGATCTGCCGATGATCGTCCTGCGGCTGATTCTACTCTTCGGCATCGTAATGGTCTGGATCGGGAACCTCTACCTCTCGGTCATCATCGTGCTGTTCGGCATCTACATCATCGTCCTTCAGATGTCGCAGATCTATACCGCCCAGGCCTATCTGCTCTGGCCGAAAGTCTGGCCGGTGGACCGGCGCTTCATCCAGAAGAGCTATGTCACATACTCCCACAAGCTTGTATTCGTGATTGTGGTCATCTTCAGCCTCATCTTCCTGGCGGTGCATATCCAGCACTTCTATCTGGTGCTGCTTTTCCCGCTGTGGGGCTACATCATCAACAGGACTTTGAGCAGAACCGTATATAAAAAGGAACAGCAATTAAGCGACTGA
- the hemE gene encoding uroporphyrinogen decarboxylase: MFNDTIIKAARGEKTDYTPVWFMRQVGRSQPEYNKVKEKYSLMEITHQPELTAYLTATPVDNYDVDAAVLYKDIVSPLAPLGVDVDIKPGVGPVIQNPIRDIKDVEKLGEVDPYKDLDYIYKTIEILTKEKLNVPLIGFCGAPFTVASYMIEGGPSKNYHKTKTMMYNQPETWFRLMDKLTDMSIQYLRAQVESGASLIQIFDSWGGALSREDYAYYLSPSMNRIIDSVREMDTPVIVFGIGASHLIPEWNTLNMDVIGLDWRTSIDQARDLGVKKALQGNLDPALLLSDWQVIEDRAKAILDQGRNEAHIFNLGHGVFPEVDPATLKRLTSFVHEYSKGK; the protein is encoded by the coding sequence GTGTTCAATGATACGATAATTAAAGCGGCAAGAGGAGAAAAGACCGATTATACTCCTGTATGGTTCATGAGACAGGTCGGAAGAAGCCAGCCGGAATATAATAAGGTCAAAGAAAAGTATTCCCTGATGGAGATTACGCACCAGCCGGAGCTGACTGCATATCTTACTGCAACGCCAGTGGATAATTATGATGTGGACGCGGCTGTGCTGTACAAGGACATCGTCTCTCCTCTGGCGCCCCTCGGCGTTGATGTGGACATCAAACCGGGTGTCGGGCCTGTCATACAGAATCCGATCCGTGACATCAAGGACGTGGAGAAGCTGGGGGAAGTCGATCCCTACAAGGACCTCGACTACATCTATAAGACGATCGAGATATTGACGAAGGAAAAATTGAACGTTCCGCTCATCGGCTTCTGCGGGGCGCCATTCACTGTGGCCAGCTATATGATTGAAGGCGGTCCGTCGAAGAACTACCACAAGACGAAGACGATGATGTACAACCAGCCGGAAACCTGGTTCAGGCTGATGGACAAGCTGACTGACATGAGCATCCAGTATCTGCGGGCACAGGTCGAGTCGGGGGCGAGCCTCATCCAGATATTCGATTCATGGGGCGGTGCATTGAGCCGTGAGGACTACGCCTATTATCTGTCCCCTTCAATGAACAGGATCATCGACAGTGTAAGGGAGATGGATACACCCGTCATCGTATTCGGCATCGGGGCCTCCCACTTGATTCCGGAATGGAACACTCTTAATATGGATGTCATCGGTCTCGACTGGCGGACTTCAATTGATCAGGCAAGGGACCTCGGTGTCAAAAAGGCCCTCCAGGGCAACCTCGACCCAGCACTGCTGCTTTCAGACTGGCAGGTGATCGAGGACCGGGCAAAGGCCATCCTCGATCAGGGCAGGAACGAAGCCCACATATTCAACCTCGGCCATGGGGTCTTCCCGGAAGTGGACCCGGCCACACTCAAGCGATTAACTTCATTTGTACATGAATACAGTAAAGGAAAGTGA